The Candidatus Manganitrophus noduliformans genome includes a window with the following:
- a CDS encoding SDR family NAD(P)-dependent oxidoreductase translates to MSERVAVIAGGAKGIGRAVGLDLAERGWSVALCYRTSEKEGSETAEAIRKKGARALSVRADVSDPKAAEAFVKQVEGEWGRIDALINAAGPYHRVNLLEETIEGWHAMFDHNLHPLFYLSRLVAPGMRERRWGRIVSFSMANADQMIGQPQITGHYIAKVGVLILTRSLAKLLAPHGITVNAISPGFIRSGSAPESEMAGMIKNIPAGYVGELSDAVSVARFLLSDEARYVTGGNIHLSGGWGV, encoded by the coding sequence ATGTCGGAGCGGGTTGCGGTAATCGCGGGGGGGGCGAAGGGGATCGGTCGCGCCGTCGGGCTCGATCTCGCCGAGCGGGGATGGTCGGTGGCGCTCTGTTATCGGACGAGCGAGAAGGAGGGGAGCGAGACGGCGGAGGCGATCCGGAAGAAGGGGGCGCGGGCCCTTTCGGTCCGGGCCGATGTCTCCGATCCGAAAGCGGCCGAGGCCTTTGTAAAACAGGTCGAAGGGGAGTGGGGGCGGATCGATGCCCTCATCAACGCGGCGGGCCCCTACCATCGGGTGAATCTCCTGGAGGAGACGATCGAGGGATGGCATGCCATGTTCGATCACAATCTTCATCCTCTCTTTTATCTCAGCCGGCTGGTCGCCCCCGGGATGAGGGAACGCCGGTGGGGACGGATCGTCAGCTTCAGCATGGCGAACGCCGACCAGATGATCGGTCAGCCGCAGATCACGGGGCACTACATCGCCAAGGTCGGCGTTTTGATACTGACCCGATCTCTTGCGAAGCTTTTGGCGCCGCATGGGATCACCGTCAACGCGATCTCCCCCGGCTTCATCCGATCGGGGAGCGCCCCGGAGTCGGAGATGGCCGGGATGATCAAAAATATTCCGGCCGGCTACGTCGGGGAGCTCTCCGACGCGGTGTCGGTCGCCCGTTTCCTCCTCTCCGACGAAGCCCGCTATGTGACCGGGGGAAATATCCATCTGAGCGGGGGATGGGGAGTATAA
- a CDS encoding TerC family protein, with product MDWLADPQAWIALTTLTALEIVLGIDNIIFISILAGKLPESEQPKARTIGLMLAMITRVGLLFSLSWIMRLTAPIVTIFSNEISGRDVILLAGGLFLLAKSTHEIHEKLEGEEGRASSKAAASFASVIVQILLLDIVFSLDSVITAVGMVDRISIMIVAVMIAVVFMICFAGAISDFVHRHPTVKMLALSFLLLIGVTLVAEGLDQHFPKGYIYFAMAFSVFVEMLNLKMRGRAAAPVKLREPYIEGEGNRVVPGPD from the coding sequence GTGGACTGGCTCGCTGATCCTCAGGCGTGGATTGCTTTAACGACCCTTACGGCGCTGGAGATCGTCCTCGGGATCGACAACATCATCTTTATCTCCATCCTCGCCGGAAAGCTCCCCGAGAGCGAGCAGCCCAAAGCCCGCACCATCGGCTTGATGCTGGCGATGATCACCCGGGTCGGGCTTCTCTTCTCTCTTTCCTGGATCATGCGCCTGACCGCTCCGATCGTGACGATCTTTTCCAACGAGATTTCGGGACGCGATGTCATCCTGCTGGCCGGCGGCCTCTTCCTTCTCGCCAAGAGCACGCACGAAATTCATGAGAAGCTGGAGGGGGAGGAGGGGCGCGCTTCGTCCAAAGCGGCCGCCTCATTCGCCAGCGTGATTGTTCAAATTCTTTTGCTCGACATCGTCTTCTCGCTCGACTCGGTGATCACGGCGGTCGGGATGGTCGATCGGATCTCGATTATGATCGTCGCGGTGATGATCGCCGTCGTCTTCATGATCTGCTTCGCGGGCGCGATCAGCGATTTCGTCCACCGCCATCCGACCGTGAAGATGCTCGCCTTAAGCTTTCTTCTCTTGATCGGGGTGACGCTGGTCGCCGAAGGGCTCGATCAACACTTCCCCAAAGGGTACATTTATTTCGCCATGGCTTTCTCCGTTTTTGTCGAGATGCTGAACTTAAAGATGCGGGGACGCGCCGCGGCGCCGGTCAAGCTTCGGGAGCCTTATATTGAGGGAGAAGGCAACAGGGTCGTGCCGGGACCGGATTGA
- a CDS encoding DUF502 domain-containing protein codes for MMKQLRNTMLTGLLALLPLYLTVTLLIWLFHAVDSVAQPWLRRVIGVEVWGLGVLATAAIILIAGLIVPSVGGALFIGWMDRFLDRLPIVKGLYRGIKQIVDSFNPSNPSGFKEFVLIKQLNGEGFNAGFLTSEFSLLQEDGSRRDLASVFIPSNHLYLGAVHIVDRARIVRTEMTLQEGATFALSAGGSVKGDIRQAAASKVLP; via the coding sequence ATGATGAAGCAACTTCGGAATACCATGTTGACGGGGCTGCTCGCCCTGTTGCCCCTTTACCTCACCGTGACCCTGCTGATCTGGCTCTTCCATGCGGTCGACAGCGTGGCCCAGCCTTGGCTCCGCCGTGTTATCGGGGTCGAGGTCTGGGGGCTCGGGGTCCTTGCGACGGCGGCGATCATTTTGATCGCCGGCTTGATCGTTCCCAGTGTGGGCGGCGCGTTGTTCATCGGGTGGATGGATCGGTTCTTGGATCGCCTTCCGATCGTGAAAGGGCTCTACCGCGGCATCAAGCAGATCGTCGACAGCTTCAACCCCTCCAATCCTTCCGGTTTTAAAGAGTTCGTTCTGATCAAACAGCTCAATGGAGAAGGTTTCAACGCCGGGTTCCTGACCAGCGAGTTCAGCCTGCTGCAAGAAGATGGATCGAGGCGTGACCTCGCCTCCGTTTTCATTCCGAGCAATCACCTTTATCTCGGCGCCGTTCACATCGTCGATCGAGCCCGCATTGTCCGGACGGAGATGACGCTGCAGGAAGGGGCGACATTCGCCCTCTCCGC
- a CDS encoding DedA family protein produces the protein MELIQTFIDLFLHLDQHLTWVFENYGLWTYLILFLIIFCETGLVVTPFLPGDSLLFGVGALAAGSSLNVGWLFILLSIAAIVGDAVNYWIGYKIGSKLLQREDSRFIKKEYIDRTHRFYEKYGGKTIIFARFVPIIRTFAPFVAGIGRMRYWHFAVYNVVGGLVWISSFLYAGYFFGNIPVVKKNFTLVILGIIVVSILPGVIELVRARRARAV, from the coding sequence GTGGAACTGATTCAGACTTTCATCGATCTCTTCCTCCACCTTGATCAACATCTTACCTGGGTCTTCGAGAACTACGGCCTCTGGACCTATCTCATTCTCTTTTTAATTATTTTTTGCGAGACCGGTTTGGTGGTGACCCCTTTTCTTCCGGGCGACTCCCTCCTCTTCGGGGTCGGTGCCCTCGCCGCCGGGAGTTCGCTGAATGTCGGGTGGCTCTTCATCCTTCTGAGTATTGCGGCGATTGTCGGGGATGCGGTGAACTACTGGATCGGCTACAAGATCGGTTCCAAGCTCCTTCAGAGAGAAGACAGCCGATTCATCAAAAAGGAATATATCGATCGAACGCACCGGTTTTATGAGAAATACGGCGGCAAGACGATTATTTTCGCCCGATTCGTCCCGATCATCCGGACCTTCGCCCCCTTCGTCGCGGGGATCGGCCGGATGCGCTACTGGCACTTCGCCGTATACAACGTCGTCGGCGGGCTGGTTTGGATCAGCTCGTTTTTATATGCGGGGTACTTCTTCGGAAACATTCCGGTGGTGAAGAAGAACTTCACCCTGGTGATTCTCGGCATCATCGTGGTCTCGATTTTACCCGGGGTCATCGAGTTGGTTCGGGCGCGGCGCGCTCGGGCGGTCTAG